In the Engystomops pustulosus chromosome 2, aEngPut4.maternal, whole genome shotgun sequence genome, one interval contains:
- the LOC140119693 gene encoding uncharacterized protein isoform X2 — MSWLVNGSKLVDLEEGQAPYFYGERGDRAAADLGEKTLILKNVTPGDSGEYRATLLLQGQLFHKDFRLQVYDHVCPVRVSADVAGDSVTLQCSCSGPGPPPSWYEWRSSGGPVFNTTQNITVPTREDPQPITCVARNEVTNTSDTFSVPAKSEDVGGRSLQALWVLLLLFLLFVVLGWYYREKIRGFLPCLPKTTEDPIGNVEETAGLNPEPTESPKGNGHELVKQNPGHYKENGEEAAELNPERNEGDPGSGANEE, encoded by the exons ATGAGCTGGCTGGTGAATGGCAGTAAGCTGGTGGACCTGGAGGAGGGGCAGGCTCCGTACTTCTATGGAGAGAGGGGGGATCGGGCGGCCGCTGATCTGGGGGAGAAGACGCTGATCCTGAAGAATGTGACCCCAGGTGACAGCGGGGAGTACAGGGCGACTCTGCTGCTGCAAGGACAACTATTCCACAAGGATTTCAGGCTCCAGGTGTACG ATCACGTGTGTCCGGTGCGGGTCAGTGCTGACGTCGCGGGGGACAGTGTGACGTTGCAATGCTCGTGCTCCGGTCCTggtcctcccccctcctggtaTGAATGGAGAAGTAGCGGTGGTCCGGTCTTCAATACAACACAGAACATCACCGTACCCACGAGAGAGGATCCACAGCCAATCACCTGTGTCGCCAGGAATGAGGTCACTAATACTAGCGACACTTTCTCCGTACCTGCCAAGAGCGAAG ATGTTGGGGGGAGAAGCTTACAAGCgctttgggtcctgctcctcctctttctcctcttcGTTGTCCTGGGCTGGTATTACAGAG AGAAAATCCGTGGCTTCCTCCCGTGTCTTCCCAAAACAACAG AAGATCCGATCGGAAACGTAGAAGAAACTGCAGGACTGAACCCAGAACCTACAG AATCTCCGAAAGGAAATGGACACGAATTGGTGAAGCAGAATCCAG GACATTACAAAGAAaatggagaagaagctgcagaacTGAACCCAGAGAGGAATGAAG GAGATCCCGGATCTGGAGCCAATGAAGAGTAA
- the LOC140119693 gene encoding uncharacterized protein isoform X3 — MKFWAALLLGLSLVSWCRDHVCPVRVSADVAGDSVTLQCSCSGPGPPPSWYEWRSSGGPVFNTTQNITVPTREDPQPITCVARNEVTNTSDTFSVPAKSEDVGGRSLQALWVLLLLFLLFVVLGWYYREKIRGFLPCLPKTTEDPIGNVEETAGLNPEPTESPKGNGHELVKQNPGHYKENGEEAAELNPERNEGDPGSGANEE; from the exons ATCACGTGTGTCCGGTGCGGGTCAGTGCTGACGTCGCGGGGGACAGTGTGACGTTGCAATGCTCGTGCTCCGGTCCTggtcctcccccctcctggtaTGAATGGAGAAGTAGCGGTGGTCCGGTCTTCAATACAACACAGAACATCACCGTACCCACGAGAGAGGATCCACAGCCAATCACCTGTGTCGCCAGGAATGAGGTCACTAATACTAGCGACACTTTCTCCGTACCTGCCAAGAGCGAAG ATGTTGGGGGGAGAAGCTTACAAGCgctttgggtcctgctcctcctctttctcctcttcGTTGTCCTGGGCTGGTATTACAGAG AGAAAATCCGTGGCTTCCTCCCGTGTCTTCCCAAAACAACAG AAGATCCGATCGGAAACGTAGAAGAAACTGCAGGACTGAACCCAGAACCTACAG AATCTCCGAAAGGAAATGGACACGAATTGGTGAAGCAGAATCCAG GACATTACAAAGAAaatggagaagaagctgcagaacTGAACCCAGAGAGGAATGAAG GAGATCCCGGATCTGGAGCCAATGAAGAGTAA
- the LOC140119693 gene encoding uncharacterized protein isoform X1: MKFWAALLLGLSLVSWCRGQEVVAVVSGRNVTLTADTIVRPSEMSWLVNGSKLVDLEEGQAPYFYGERGDRAAADLGEKTLILKNVTPGDSGEYRATLLLQGQLFHKDFRLQVYDHVCPVRVSADVAGDSVTLQCSCSGPGPPPSWYEWRSSGGPVFNTTQNITVPTREDPQPITCVARNEVTNTSDTFSVPAKSEDVGGRSLQALWVLLLLFLLFVVLGWYYREKIRGFLPCLPKTTEDPIGNVEETAGLNPEPTESPKGNGHELVKQNPGHYKENGEEAAELNPERNEGDPGSGANEE, encoded by the exons GGCAGGAGGTGGTGGCGGTGGTGTCGGGCAGGAATGTGACACTTACAGCTGACACCATTGTCCGTCCCTCGGAGATGAGCTGGCTGGTGAATGGCAGTAAGCTGGTGGACCTGGAGGAGGGGCAGGCTCCGTACTTCTATGGAGAGAGGGGGGATCGGGCGGCCGCTGATCTGGGGGAGAAGACGCTGATCCTGAAGAATGTGACCCCAGGTGACAGCGGGGAGTACAGGGCGACTCTGCTGCTGCAAGGACAACTATTCCACAAGGATTTCAGGCTCCAGGTGTACG ATCACGTGTGTCCGGTGCGGGTCAGTGCTGACGTCGCGGGGGACAGTGTGACGTTGCAATGCTCGTGCTCCGGTCCTggtcctcccccctcctggtaTGAATGGAGAAGTAGCGGTGGTCCGGTCTTCAATACAACACAGAACATCACCGTACCCACGAGAGAGGATCCACAGCCAATCACCTGTGTCGCCAGGAATGAGGTCACTAATACTAGCGACACTTTCTCCGTACCTGCCAAGAGCGAAG ATGTTGGGGGGAGAAGCTTACAAGCgctttgggtcctgctcctcctctttctcctcttcGTTGTCCTGGGCTGGTATTACAGAG AGAAAATCCGTGGCTTCCTCCCGTGTCTTCCCAAAACAACAG AAGATCCGATCGGAAACGTAGAAGAAACTGCAGGACTGAACCCAGAACCTACAG AATCTCCGAAAGGAAATGGACACGAATTGGTGAAGCAGAATCCAG GACATTACAAAGAAaatggagaagaagctgcagaacTGAACCCAGAGAGGAATGAAG GAGATCCCGGATCTGGAGCCAATGAAGAGTAA